ATTATTCCTTCATTATTATCTGCAAAATGTTTCAGATTAGTATAATGTGTAGTAATAATTCCTTTTGCATTGCTTTTATGAATGTTTTCCAAAACAGCTTCTGCAATTGCACCACCGAGCATCGGCTCAGTACCTGTTCCGAATTCATCAATTAATATTAAGGTTTGCGGATCGGAATTTTCAGTAAAAAACTTCATGTTTTTTAAATGAGAACTGTATGTACTCAAATCATTCTCAATGGATTGCTCATCTCCTATGTCTATGAAAATATTATTAAAAATTCCGGTTACTGATATGTCCTTAACAGGAATTAACAAGCCGCATTGCAACATATATTGTATAGTTGCAACCGTTTTCAGGCTAACCGATTTACCGCCGGCATTAGGTCCTGAAATAATCAAAATTCTTTGTTCTTCAGTTAGTTTAAAATCGGAAGGAATAACCTTTTTTTCTGTTTTTTTATAGGATAAATACAGTAAAGGGTGCTTGACATTCAGGAATTCAATTTCGGTTTTACTTATCAGCTTAGGTTTCGTTGCATTTATATCATGTGCAAATAAAGCTTTTGCTCTTATAAAATCAATCTTTGCCATGAATTCATACGATAATTTAAGTTCATCAAAATAAGGCCGTAATTCATCAGTAATTTCTGTTAAAATTTTGCGAATTTCACGAACTTCTGCAAATTCAAGTTCTCTGATTTCATTATTAAGTGTAACAACTTCAATAGGTTCAATGTAAGATGTTTTGCCGGTTGCAGATTCTCCGTAGATTATTCCTTTTATTTTTCGCTTATTCTTTGCTTCAACAGGAATCAACAATTTATTATCTCTTACCGTTACTTCAGAATCGCTTTCAACATTTCCGTTTGCGATTTCTTTTTTAATGATCTTATGAATAGTTTGAGAAACACTTGATTGTTTTTTGGACAAGTCATTTCTTATTTTTGCAAGATCAGGTGATGCATTATTTTTTATTTCGCCGTATTTATCAATTACAGAATTAATTCTTTGAATAACATAAGGAAAAATTTTAACTTCTTGTGTAAGTTTTTTTAAAGTGGGATATTTATTTTCTTCATCATTTTTAAAGAAATTAATAATTGATTTTATTGTTGTGAGCGAACGAACTATATCAAAGAGTTCTTTTGGAGTAAAATATGTAGCAATATCCTGTGTTTTCTCAAAGTATGCATTTGTATCAATAAAATAACTTGTTGGAAAGTTATCTGCATATTGGATTATATGCTTAAATTCAAAGCATAGATCTAATTGATGTTGAATGATCTCAATTTCTGTTTGAAAGTGCATTTTATCAACCTTCTCTTTGCCGGAATTACTCAAACAATGATTTTTGATCAGTTCACGTATCTTTGTAAACTCGGTTTTTATTTCAAAATCTTTAGGATATATCTTGCTCATTATAACTTGATAATTTGTTGCAAATTTATAACTATCAAGTAAATTTAAGCAAAAAAGATATAATAAACGTTATATACAACGAATCCGAATAAAACAACTACAGAAGTTTTTAATGCTCTTTTTACTTCCTTTACCAAAATTGTTGTTTCTGCAATAAGTTTAAATATTTTTTTTGATTTAAACCTTATGTATTGAAAATAAGACTTATAAAACAATAACTGATTTACAAAATTTCAATTAATCTTATTTTTTTTTATTAGTTTAGTTTGATAAGAATACAATTGTTTATATATTTGAGGATATAAAATTTATTGTTAATTAAAATTGTTTGTTTATGAAAAAACTAATGCTACTATTTGCAATTTTCTCAATTTTGGGATTGCAAGTTTACGCTCAAAACACGGTAACGGGTACTGTTACTGATGATGCCGGGGAATCATTACCCGGAGTCAGTGTACTCGTGAAAGGAACAACGATTGGCACTATGACTCTTGCAGACGGTGCTTATTCGATTGAAGTTCCTGACGGATCTAACACTCTGGTGTTTTCATACATAGGAATGGAAACTCAAGAAGTTGTTATTTCCGGAAATGTTGTTAATGCTTCTATGAAGCCTTCCAGTGAGGATATCGGAGAGGTTATTGTTACAGCTCTCGGTATTTCAAGAGAGAAGAAATCGTTGGGATATGCTGTTACAGAAGTTGGAGGAGATGAGTTGAATCGTACGAAAAACGAAAACGTAATTAACTCACTTTCCGGTAAAGTTTCCGGACTTCAAATTCGTAATAACACTAATATGGGCGGATCCTCAAATATTTTAATGAGAGGTTCTTCTTCATTAACCCAAGATAACCAAGTGCTTTTTGTTATTGACGGAATTCCGATGAATAACTATAACTCTAACAACAGAGGGCAAAAAGATGGAAGAAGCGGTTTTGACTACGGTAATCCTGTATCTGACTTAAATCCGAATGATATTGAAAGTGTCAGTGTATTGAAAGGTGCAGCTGCAACTGCATTATACGGATCAAGAGCTGCTAACGGAGTTATTATTGTAACTACTAAGAAAGGTAAGAAAAGTATCGGGGAAAAATCTAATGTAGTTGTTGGTGTAAACCACAGTTCTATGTTTCATATGATGGATAAATCTACATTCCCTACTTACCAAAGTAATTACGGTCAAGGTTACGGACCATATGGTAGTGGAGAGGAAAGTGATTACCCTTCAATTGAACATTGGGACCTTGACGGAGACGGTGTGGATGATTGGATAGAACCAACATATGATGACGCATCAATGGGTTCTCATTTTGATCCTAATTTAATGATTTATAACTGGGCTTCTTTTTTTCCTGAGTCACCGACTTATATGCAAAAAGTTCCCTATGAATTAGGTGCAAACGGTCCTGAATATTTCTTCAGCACAGGAAGAACACTTACTAACAGTTTTGATATCAGCGGCGGTACAAATTCTTCAACTTTCCGTTTGGGATATACAAATACTGACATAAAAGGAATGTTACCTAACAGTTCAATGAAGAAAAACAATATTCTTTTTAATGCATCTTTTGATGTATATGATGATCTTGTAATTTCTGCTTCGGCAAACTTTGTAAATACCAATACTATAGGACGTAACAACACAGGATATTCAACTAATATTATGTCGATGTTCCGTCAATGGTATAATCTTGGAGTTGATATGGCATTGCAGGATGAATACTATGAGCTTACAGGTACTAATATTACTTGGAATCCTAACGGGCCGGGTGATACAAAACCTGCCTACTGGGATAACCCTTATTGGGCAAGATATGAAAATTATCAATCGGATGTCAGAAATCGTATAATCGGATACACTCAAGCAGATTGGAAATTCACAGATTATCTCAGCTTTATGGGCAGGGTTTCCGTAGATAATTACAGTTTTATTCAAGAAGAAAGAAAAGCAGTAGGATCTACAGCAGGAGAATTAGGAGTGGATCGTCCGGAAGTAACATCAGGTTATGCTCGAAGAGAGTTATTTTTCCTTGAAACAAACTTTGATGCTATGTTAAAGTTTAACAAAAATCTTTCCGATGATATAAGTTTAAATGCTTTGCTCGGTACAAATATCAGAAAAACAACATTTGAACAAGTTTTTGCTTCTACAAACGGCGGATTAGCTGTTCCGGAAGTGTTTGCTTTAAGCAACAGTGCAACTTCTATGTTACCTCCTGAAGAAGATTATGAACAAACCGGTGTTAACGGATATTTTGTCAGTGCATCTCTCGGTATAATAAATATGTTATTTGTTGACGGTACTTACAGATATGATATTTCTTCTACATTACCGGAAGATAATTGGGCTTACGGATATCCTTCAGTTTCTGCCAGTTTCTTATTCTCGGAAGTATTAAGTCAACCATGGTTAAATCTCGGTAAATTAAGACTCGGATATGCATCGGTTGGTAATGATGCTCCTTGGGGCCGTGTAGATGATTCATTTGTAATTGTTGCTCCTTTCGGCGGAAATACAATGGTCAGATTTAATTCATATAAAAATAATCCTGAATTATTGCCTGAGATTTCAGGAAGTATTGAAGCCGGTCTTGAATTCTCTTTATTCGATAATAGAGTAGGTCTTGATATTGCTGCATATAAAACTAATACTGTTAACCAAGTAGTGCCTTTAAGTGTTTCATTTGCTACAGGATTTGACTCCAAATATGTTAATATCGGAGAAGTTGAAAATAAAGGTATTGAGTTGTTAGTAAGAGGAACTGTGGTAAAATCGAAAGATTTGTCATGGGATATTTCTTTGAATTGGGCTAAGAATATAAACGAAGTTATTTCATTAGGAGATGACATTGATAACTTACAATTAGCAAGTCTTCAAGGTGGTGTTACAATTAATGCACGAGAAGGTGAACCTTACGGTGTAATTCAAGGTACTGATTATGTTTATGATCCTGACGGTAATAAAGTAGTAGGATCAAACGGTTATTATGAAAGAAGTGAAACTTCTGATATTGTTCTCGGTAGTGTACAACCTGATTATAACGCCGGAATCACCAATACAATAACATATAAAGGTATTTCTTTAAGTTTCTTAGTTGATATGCAAATGGGAGGAAGTATTTTCTCTCTTGACCAATGGTACGGAATGGGAACAGGACTTTATGAAGAAACTGATTATATAAATGATCTTGGAAATCCTGTAAGAAATCCTATTTATGATGCTGACGGGAATGAATTATTTATTTATGACGTTCTTGAGGGTTATGATCCTGCCGACGGATACGGAGCAAACAGCGGAGGTATGATATTAGAGGGTGTTGTAGGTACAGATACTGACGGAGACGGAGAATATGACGAATATGCACCGAACACACGCAGAACTTCAGCTCTTGATTATCGAGTATGGGGTTGGTCAAGAAATCCGAATGCCGGATTTATTTATGACGCAACTTATGTAAAACTTAGAGAAGTTTCTTTAAGCTATCAATTACCGAAATCTATGTTGGATAATCTTTTCTTGAATGGTGTTACTGTCAGTGTATTAGGTTCTAATCTTTGGATATTATACAAAGAACTTCCTCATGCTGATCCTGAAGCATCACAAGGTGCAGGTAATGTTCAAGGATGGCAAAGCGGTGTATTCCCGACTGCCAGGAATATAGGATTCAGTATTAATTTAACATTTTAATTTAAAAGAAATAATAATATGAAAAGATTATATATAATTGTATTGGTCT
This sequence is a window from Bacteroidales bacterium. Protein-coding genes within it:
- a CDS encoding Smr/MutS family protein, with translation MSKIYPKDFEIKTEFTKIRELIKNHCLSNSGKEKVDKMHFQTEIEIIQHQLDLCFEFKHIIQYADNFPTSYFIDTNAYFEKTQDIATYFTPKELFDIVRSLTTIKSIINFFKNDEENKYPTLKKLTQEVKIFPYVIQRINSVIDKYGEIKNNASPDLAKIRNDLSKKQSSVSQTIHKIIKKEIANGNVESDSEVTVRDNKLLIPVEAKNKRKIKGIIYGESATGKTSYIEPIEVVTLNNEIRELEFAEVREIRKILTEITDELRPYFDELKLSYEFMAKIDFIRAKALFAHDINATKPKLISKTEIEFLNVKHPLLYLSYKKTEKKVIPSDFKLTEEQRILIISGPNAGGKSVSLKTVATIQYMLQCGLLIPVKDISVTGIFNNIFIDIGDEQSIENDLSTYSSHLKNMKFFTENSDPQTLILIDEFGTGTEPMLGGAIAEAVLENIHKSNAKGIITTHYTNLKHFADNNEGIINAAMLYDNENMRPLYQMEIGKPGSSFAFEIAEKTGLKHSILDNAKSKTDKNQIDFEKVLKQTQSEKRKLKQSKRNIRTTESKLRATLENYETELEKLLLSKKQILKDANQEAEDILNSANKKIEKTILEIKKKNAEKEETKELRKELNDYIRTEKEKQKADNEKITRKIEKIKQKKERRKKKQSIPTTSAPKKKEIQIGDHVKIIGMNTIAEVLAIEKNKATVISNNIQLTVDKDKLEISTQKIKKEKKTIVKVIRNTSSGDENFSFQLDVRGKRAEEALHKVSRYIDDAVVNQNRHLKILHGTGSGILREVIRDYLRTHQLVKNYKDEKIEAGGTGITLIELDL
- a CDS encoding SusC/RagA family TonB-linked outer membrane protein → MKKLMLLFAIFSILGLQVYAQNTVTGTVTDDAGESLPGVSVLVKGTTIGTMTLADGAYSIEVPDGSNTLVFSYIGMETQEVVISGNVVNASMKPSSEDIGEVIVTALGISREKKSLGYAVTEVGGDELNRTKNENVINSLSGKVSGLQIRNNTNMGGSSNILMRGSSSLTQDNQVLFVIDGIPMNNYNSNNRGQKDGRSGFDYGNPVSDLNPNDIESVSVLKGAAATALYGSRAANGVIIVTTKKGKKSIGEKSNVVVGVNHSSMFHMMDKSTFPTYQSNYGQGYGPYGSGEESDYPSIEHWDLDGDGVDDWIEPTYDDASMGSHFDPNLMIYNWASFFPESPTYMQKVPYELGANGPEYFFSTGRTLTNSFDISGGTNSSTFRLGYTNTDIKGMLPNSSMKKNNILFNASFDVYDDLVISASANFVNTNTIGRNNTGYSTNIMSMFRQWYNLGVDMALQDEYYELTGTNITWNPNGPGDTKPAYWDNPYWARYENYQSDVRNRIIGYTQADWKFTDYLSFMGRVSVDNYSFIQEERKAVGSTAGELGVDRPEVTSGYARRELFFLETNFDAMLKFNKNLSDDISLNALLGTNIRKTTFEQVFASTNGGLAVPEVFALSNSATSMLPPEEDYEQTGVNGYFVSASLGIINMLFVDGTYRYDISSTLPEDNWAYGYPSVSASFLFSEVLSQPWLNLGKLRLGYASVGNDAPWGRVDDSFVIVAPFGGNTMVRFNSYKNNPELLPEISGSIEAGLEFSLFDNRVGLDIAAYKTNTVNQVVPLSVSFATGFDSKYVNIGEVENKGIELLVRGTVVKSKDLSWDISLNWAKNINEVISLGDDIDNLQLASLQGGVTINAREGEPYGVIQGTDYVYDPDGNKVVGSNGYYERSETSDIVLGSVQPDYNAGITNTITYKGISLSFLVDMQMGGSIFSLDQWYGMGTGLYEETDYINDLGNPVRNPIYDADGNELFIYDVLEGYDPADGYGANSGGMILEGVVGTDTDGDGEYDEYAPNTRRTSALDYRVWGWSRNPNAGFIYDATYVKLREVSLSYQLPKSMLDNLFLNGVTVSVLGSNLWILYKELPHADPEASQGAGNVQGWQSGVFPTARNIGFSINLTF